In the Dendrosporobacter quercicolus genome, TCTAACGGGCGCGGTGCTGGTATCGGTAGCAGACACCATCGCGCGGGTAATCGTGCAGCCCTCAGAGATACCCACCGGCATCATGGTAGCCATCATCGGCGCACCGTATTTCCTCTACCTGCTGGCAAAGAGCAGGCAGTAACGAAAGGATGATGAACATGCACAGTATTGCAACAGAAAACTTAGCCGTCGCCTACGATGAAAACCTTGTGGTGGACGATCTGGATATGCAAATCCCACAGGGGCAAATTACGGCCATCATCGGGCCGAATGGCTGCGGGAAATCCACCGTATTAAAGGCTGCGGGCCGAATCTTAAAACCCAAGGGCGGCATGGTGTACCTGAATGGAGATGATATCCGCCGCCTGACAACGAAAGAGGTGGCGCAGAAGATGGCCATCCTTCCTCAATCCCCGCAGGCCCCGGCAGGGCTGACCGTGGGCGAGCTTGTGGCTTACGGGCGTTTCCCCCATCAGCAGGGCTTTGGGAATCTGAAACCCGAGGACAAGAAAATTATCCTGTGGGCGCTGGCGGTAACGCGCCTCGTCGAGTTTGAAACCACGGCGGTGGACAATCTCTCCGGCGGCCAGCGGCAGCGGGTGTGGATTGCAATGGCCCTTGCCCAGCAGACCGACCTGATCCTGCTGGACGAGCCGACGACCTATCTTGATCTGGCTTATCAATTAGAGGTTCTGGAATTGCTCTACCGCCTGAACCGGGAGCAAAGCTGCACGATTGTGATGGTACTGCATGACCTTAATTTGGCCGCCCGTTTTGCGGATTACATGATCGCCCTACGCTGCGGTGACATTATCAAGCACGGTACGCCGGAGGAAGTCATGACTACAGAGGTTCTCCGCGAAACCTTCCACATCGACGCGGAAATTGTGAAGGACCCGCGCACGGGTCGCCCCACCTGTGTTTCCTACGACCTGATCCGGCCGGTCGAGGATAGCTGTGATATATGCAAGAAAGTGTGTACGAGCTATTAACCCGCGCTCGGAACTTGCACCCGTTAGACTGCGCCCAGGCCGGGCGCACAGCAAAAAATCCGGTACCCTGGATTAGGGTACCGGATTAATCTTATTGACTTAACAGTTCGCGTACTATGGAATTTACCAGTTTGCCATCAGCGCGGCCTTTCACTTTAGGCATCAGCGCTGCCATTACTTTTCCCATATCTTTGGGAGTCGTTGCCTGAGTCTCGGCCACAGCATCAGTTACCAGAACCCGTACTTCAGCTTCACTAAGTTGTTGAGGAAGATACAGCAGCAGAATGGCAATTTCCTGTTCAAGTTGTTGTGCCAGATCCAAACGGTTGCCTTTGGTAAATTCCTCCATTGCATCCCGGCGCATTTTTACTTCTTTTGCCAAAACATCAAGAACTTCTTCTTCAGATAGTTCTTTTTTGCGGTCAATCTCAACATTCTTTATTGTGGCACGAACCATGCGAATAACCGACAGGCGCAGTTTCCCCGCCTCTTTATCTTTCATGGCCTGCTTCATGTCTTCATTCAATTTGTCTTTAAGCGACATGTCAAGATACCTCCGAAACGATATTAAGCCTTGAACTTACGTTTACGTGCTGCTTCGGATTTTTTCTTGCGTTTAACGCTGGGTTTTTCATAATGTTCGCGCTTTCTTACCTCAGCAAGGGTGCCGGCTTTCTGACATGTACGTTTAAATCTGCGGAGTGCGCTATCGATTGTTTCGTTTTTTCCTACCTTAACTTCTGACATCTAATTTCCCTCCCTCCACTCAGACCGTTACGGGAAGTGTATTGTTAACATACACCTAAATATTATACAGGAAACAATGAATAATTGTCAATATTAGCCTGGGGGCCAGGTCATAAACCGACCGCCCAGAATATGAATATGCAAATGATTCACTGTTTGCCCGCCATTATCCTTGGTATTGACCACAAGCCGGAAACCAGCCTCGTCTAACCCCAGCTGCCTGGCAATTTTGGGAATTGTCAGCATTAGATGGTCAATCAGTCCATTGTCCTCAGGGGTAATCTCCAGCAGATTGGCGATATGCTTTTTGGGGATTACCAGCACATGTACCGGAGCAGCCGGGCTGATATCGTTAAAGGCCAGCAGCTTATCGTCTTCATAAACTGGCTGAGCCGGAATCGTCCGCTGAACAATATTGCAAAAAATACACTCCGTTTGCATACAGGCCTCCTTATACCAAACCTTCTCCACTTGGTAGTTATATACAATGTATAAAGAAAATATTCGGCCTATACCGGCAATATCCTGCTGTAATTATTGCTTTATTAAAATTTTAATCGGCAACCGTGCCCCAGATACCAT is a window encoding:
- a CDS encoding histidine triad nucleotide-binding protein — translated: MQTECIFCNIVQRTIPAQPVYEDDKLLAFNDISPAAPVHVLVIPKKHIANLLEITPEDNGLIDHLMLTIPKIARQLGLDEAGFRLVVNTKDNGGQTVNHLHIHILGGRFMTWPPG
- a CDS encoding ABC transporter ATP-binding protein: MHSIATENLAVAYDENLVVDDLDMQIPQGQITAIIGPNGCGKSTVLKAAGRILKPKGGMVYLNGDDIRRLTTKEVAQKMAILPQSPQAPAGLTVGELVAYGRFPHQQGFGNLKPEDKKIILWALAVTRLVEFETTAVDNLSGGQRQRVWIAMALAQQTDLILLDEPTTYLDLAYQLEVLELLYRLNREQSCTIVMVLHDLNLAARFADYMIALRCGDIIKHGTPEEVMTTEVLRETFHIDAEIVKDPRTGRPTCVSYDLIRPVEDSCDICKKVCTSY
- the rpsU gene encoding 30S ribosomal protein S21 gives rise to the protein MSEVKVGKNETIDSALRRFKRTCQKAGTLAEVRKREHYEKPSVKRKKKSEAARKRKFKA
- a CDS encoding GatB/YqeY domain-containing protein, yielding MSLKDKLNEDMKQAMKDKEAGKLRLSVIRMVRATIKNVEIDRKKELSEEEVLDVLAKEVKMRRDAMEEFTKGNRLDLAQQLEQEIAILLLYLPQQLSEAEVRVLVTDAVAETQATTPKDMGKVMAALMPKVKGRADGKLVNSIVRELLSQ